The following coding sequences lie in one Scatophagus argus isolate fScaArg1 chromosome 9, fScaArg1.pri, whole genome shotgun sequence genomic window:
- the elovl4a gene encoding elongation of very long chain fatty acids protein 4a, which produces MEIVTHLINDTIEFYKWTLNIADKRVEKWPLMDNPLPTLAISTSYLLFLWLGPKYMKNREPFQLRKTLVVYNFSMVFLNFFIFKELFMAARAASYSYICQPVNYSDDPNEVRVAGALWWYFISKGIEYLDTVFFILRKKFNQVTFLHVYHHCTMFTLWWIGIKWVAGGQSFFGAHMNAAIHVLMYLYYGLASCGPKIQKYLWWKKYLTIIQMIQFHVTIGHTALSLYVNCDFPHWMHYSLICYAITFIILFGNFYYQTYRRQQPRRDASSSSSSSKTGKALSNGTLNGLSKAANGAVVMGSKEEKPQENSGRRKRKGRAKRD; this is translated from the exons ATGGAGATTGTGACTCATTTGATCAATGACACCATAGAATTCTACAAATGGACCCTAAATATTGCAG ACAAGCGAGTGGAGAAATGGCCTCTAATGGACAACCCCCTGCCCACACTGGCCATCAGCACCTCCTACCTGCTGTTCCTCTGGTTGGGGCCCAAATACATGAAGAACAGAGAGCCCTTCCAGCTTCGCAAAACCCTCGTTGTTTACAACTTCAGCATGGTCTTCCTCAACTTCTTCATCTTTAAAGAG CTGTTTATGGCAGCGCGGGCAGCAAGCTATAGTTATATTTGTCAACCAGTCAACTATTCAGACGACCCCAATGAAGTCAGG GTGGCAGGAGCTCTGTGGTGGTATTTCATCTCTAAGGGCATCGAGTATCTGGACACGGTGTTTTTCATCCTGAGGAAAAAATTTAACCAAGTTACTTTCCTGCATGTCTACCACCACTGCACCATGTTCACGCTCTGGTGGATTGGCATCAAATGGGTGGCAGGAGGACAGT cATTCTTTGGTgcacacatgaatgcagcaaTTCACGTCTTGATGTACCTGTATTATGGCCTGGCCTCCTGTGGACCTAAGATCCAGAAGTAcctgtggtggaagaagtacttgACCATCATCCAGATG ATCCAGTTCCACGTCACCATCGGCCACACAGCCCTGTCACTCTATGTCAACTGTGACTTCCCCCACTGGATGCACTACTCCCTCATCTGCTACGCCATTACCTTCATCATCCTCTTTGGCAACTTCTACTACCAGACATACCGCCGCCAGCAGCCCAGGCGTgatgcctcctcctcctcttcctcctccaaaACAGGCAAGGCCCTCTCCAATGGGACCCTCAATGGGCTCAGCAAGGCTGCTAACGGAGCAGTGGTGATGGGGAGCAAAGAGGAGAAGCCCCAGGAGAACTCTggcagaagaaagaggaaaggaagggcTAAAAGAGATTAG
- the prelid3a gene encoding PRELI domain containing protein 3A isoform X1, with protein sequence MKIWSTEHVFRYPWETVIKAAMRKYPNPMNPNVVGVDVLDRSLDEEGRLHSHRLLSTEWGLPAIVRAILGTSQTQTYVKEHSIVDPEEKKMELCSTNITLTNLISVDERLLYRPHPDNPDVTVLTQEAIITVKGVSLSSYLEGMMARRMSANARKDCSSMVTTTFPGYTSQTTGDSEHLRIASSWCQYHLGGFVGFSPHTAPLTSGVHAQEAQTGSEVLPKLDGYHRVFKMDLRVGPCLLNVVHC encoded by the exons ATGAAGATTTGGAGCACTGAACATGTTTTCAG gTACCCATGGGAGACAGTGATCAAGGCTGCCATGAGGAAGTACCCAAACCCCATGAACCCAAACGTGGTGGGGGTGGATGTGCTGGACCGTAGTCTCGATGAAGAGGGACGCCTGCACAGCCACAGACTCCTCAGCACAGAGTGGGGCCTCCCGGCCATCGTGCGAGCG ATACTGGGAACCAGCCAGACGCAGACATATGTGAAGGAACACTCTATAGTGGAcccagaggagaaaaagatggagCTGTGCTCAACAAAT ATTACTCTCACCAACCTGATCTCAGTGGATGAGAGGCTTCTTTACAGGCCACACCCAGACAACCCTGACGT CACTGTCCTGACCCAGGAGGCCATCATCACAGTCAAGGGAGTGAGCCTGAGCAGTTACCTGGAGGGGATGATGGCCAGGAGAATGTCAGCTAACGCCAGGAAG gACTGCAGTTCCATGGTGACGACTACTTTTCCAGGCTACACCTCACAAACCACTGGGGATTCTGAGCATCTCAGGATCGCCAGCAGTTGGTGTCAATACCATCTGGgaggttttgttgggttttcACCCCACACAGCCCCTCTCACCTCTGGAGTACATGCACAGGAAGCTCAGACAGGCAGTGAAGTGCTGCCAAAGCTCGATGGTTATCACAGAGTGTTCAAGATGGATTTAAGAGTGGGTCCATGTCTGCTGAATGTGGTTCATTGCTAA
- the prelid3a gene encoding PRELI domain containing protein 3A isoform X3, whose amino-acid sequence MKIWSTEHVFRYPWETVIKAAMRKYPNPMNPNVVGVDVLDRSLDEEGRLHSHRLLSTEWGLPAIVRAILGTSQTQTYVKEHSIVDPEEKKMELCSTNITLTNLISVDERLLYRPHPDNPDVTVLTQEAIITVKGVSLSSYLEGMMARRMSANARKGWDAIEWIIQNSERENVPLCDMY is encoded by the exons ATGAAGATTTGGAGCACTGAACATGTTTTCAG gTACCCATGGGAGACAGTGATCAAGGCTGCCATGAGGAAGTACCCAAACCCCATGAACCCAAACGTGGTGGGGGTGGATGTGCTGGACCGTAGTCTCGATGAAGAGGGACGCCTGCACAGCCACAGACTCCTCAGCACAGAGTGGGGCCTCCCGGCCATCGTGCGAGCG ATACTGGGAACCAGCCAGACGCAGACATATGTGAAGGAACACTCTATAGTGGAcccagaggagaaaaagatggagCTGTGCTCAACAAAT ATTACTCTCACCAACCTGATCTCAGTGGATGAGAGGCTTCTTTACAGGCCACACCCAGACAACCCTGACGT CACTGTCCTGACCCAGGAGGCCATCATCACAGTCAAGGGAGTGAGCCTGAGCAGTTACCTGGAGGGGATGATGGCCAGGAGAATGTCAGCTAACGCCAGGAAG GGTTGGGATGCTATTGAGTGGATTATTCAGAACTCTGAAAGAGAGAACGTACCTCTCTGTGACATGTACTAA
- the prelid3a gene encoding PRELI domain containing protein 3A isoform X2 — protein sequence MRKYPNPMNPNVVGVDVLDRSLDEEGRLHSHRLLSTEWGLPAIVRAILGTSQTQTYVKEHSIVDPEEKKMELCSTNITLTNLISVDERLLYRPHPDNPDVTVLTQEAIITVKGVSLSSYLEGMMARRMSANARKDCSSMVTTTFPGYTSQTTGDSEHLRIASSWCQYHLGGFVGFSPHTAPLTSGVHAQEAQTGSEVLPKLDGYHRVFKMDLRVGPCLLNVVHC from the exons ATGAGGAAGTACCCAAACCCCATGAACCCAAACGTGGTGGGGGTGGATGTGCTGGACCGTAGTCTCGATGAAGAGGGACGCCTGCACAGCCACAGACTCCTCAGCACAGAGTGGGGCCTCCCGGCCATCGTGCGAGCG ATACTGGGAACCAGCCAGACGCAGACATATGTGAAGGAACACTCTATAGTGGAcccagaggagaaaaagatggagCTGTGCTCAACAAAT ATTACTCTCACCAACCTGATCTCAGTGGATGAGAGGCTTCTTTACAGGCCACACCCAGACAACCCTGACGT CACTGTCCTGACCCAGGAGGCCATCATCACAGTCAAGGGAGTGAGCCTGAGCAGTTACCTGGAGGGGATGATGGCCAGGAGAATGTCAGCTAACGCCAGGAAG gACTGCAGTTCCATGGTGACGACTACTTTTCCAGGCTACACCTCACAAACCACTGGGGATTCTGAGCATCTCAGGATCGCCAGCAGTTGGTGTCAATACCATCTGGgaggttttgttgggttttcACCCCACACAGCCCCTCTCACCTCTGGAGTACATGCACAGGAAGCTCAGACAGGCAGTGAAGTGCTGCCAAAGCTCGATGGTTATCACAGAGTGTTCAAGATGGATTTAAGAGTGGGTCCATGTCTGCTGAATGTGGTTCATTGCTAA